In Spirochaeta lutea, the genomic stretch TTTCAAGCCCCCTTACAGAGAGCACTTTTACAGAAAGAATTGTACACTACCCGGAAATGCAAGTTAAGCAAATGTTATATTGATTGTCAATATTCAGCCAACTTATGTCGGATTAATAAAGGATAGGTACAGATTATGAGAATATTTTCAACTTTAATGTTGCTGCTTATATTATCTTATTCGCACATTTTTTCGGATCAACTAAAAGGGGTAGCGATCACACCAAGTCATTATGAATGGCTATTCTTTACTGAGGAAGAAATATTCAAATACGGGGATAATAATCCTGGTTTGGGCTCATCTACTTATTCAACGCCATATTTTTATGAAGAAATGAATAAAGTCCCGTTCATCGAATTCTCTTTTGAAAGTGTAAATCGAGATGATCTACCATACTTAATAAAAGAACCAAATCAACGATGGCTAGTATTAACAGATAATACTGGTGAATTCATGTACATCTACAATGATGATTTTAGTACACCTCTGGGTTCCTCAAGAGGCTTTCAGGATATATTCGATACAAAAATGAGAATTGAAACTGGGATAATATATTCTTCTTCCTCAAGCTTGACAGAAGGTACAACCCAATATTTAGCAAGTAATCTTGGTGATTTGGAATTACGACGTCCCTGGGTTGAAGGAGTGTCGGGACAAGGTATAGGTGAGTCCGTATCAATCAAAGGAAGGAGAAGTAATGTAGCTATTCAAGCTTTTATCGTTTCAAATGGCTTTGTCTCTTTCGAAAATCCCTCACTCTATACCAGGAATTCAAGATTACGTGAAATTCGAATAATATCCGAGAATCCATTTTTTGATTTTACAGTTGAACTTGAGGATACACCATCCCTGCAAATAGTGAATCTCCCAGAGTCAACCTCGGAATTTGAAATTATTATAAATGATGTATATCCAGGATCCCAATGGCAAGACACCTGTGTAAATTTTATTTTACCTCTTGTAAACTTTTAAATAAAAAAGGATATTGGCAACAATTATATAAATCATTTATTAGCAACAATATAACAATCGCATCAACGCGATTCGCACTTTGTCATGGTTCTTGCATTCGCAAGAACACATGCCAAGCCCTTCGGGCCGTGCTCACGCGTTATGCGGTCGTTAGCTGGACTCGCTTCGCGAGCTTAAGAATTTAAATAGAAATGCACAGCTGTCACGTTTAGTTTATACATTGTATACTTGCAAAGTAAATATACATTGGATATACTTTCCTAAGGAGGCAAGGAATGCAAACTGTGATACAAAAATGGGGTAATAGTTTAGGGATTCGGATTCCAGCTTTATACACAAAAGATCTAGAACTAAAAAACGGAAGTACTGTAGAAATTTCAGAAGTAGACGGCAAATTAGTTATTGTACCTAAAAAAAATACCCTGGACGAGTTATTATCAAAAGTAACTACTGAAAATCTACACGAATCCGTGGAAACCGGTAAATCAGTTGGGAA encodes the following:
- a CDS encoding NADase-type glycan-binding domain-containing protein, which gives rise to MRIFSTLMLLLILSYSHIFSDQLKGVAITPSHYEWLFFTEEEIFKYGDNNPGLGSSTYSTPYFYEEMNKVPFIEFSFESVNRDDLPYLIKEPNQRWLVLTDNTGEFMYIYNDDFSTPLGSSRGFQDIFDTKMRIETGIIYSSSSSLTEGTTQYLASNLGDLELRRPWVEGVSGQGIGESVSIKGRRSNVAIQAFIVSNGFVSFENPSLYTRNSRLREIRIISENPFFDFTVELEDTPSLQIVNLPESTSEFEIIINDVYPGSQWQDTCVNFILPLVNF
- a CDS encoding AbrB/MazE/SpoVT family DNA-binding domain-containing protein — encoded protein: MQTVIQKWGNSLGIRIPALYTKDLELKNGSTVEISEVDGKLVIVPKKNTLDELLSKVTTENLHESVETGKSVGNEEW